The following proteins come from a genomic window of Trifolium pratense cultivar HEN17-A07 linkage group LG4, ARS_RC_1.1, whole genome shotgun sequence:
- the LOC123881618 gene encoding dof zinc finger protein DOF2.4-like: protein MIQELFGNGASASLLANERNYSSINGGGGGGVGGVLLQQPTTQSPSTSPCPSSTTTPTTATTTPTATTTSENQQHLRCPRCDSSNTKFCYYNNYNLTQPRHFCKTCRRYWTKGGALRNVPIGGGCRKNKSIGMSNTAAKTTTNKMKTVASEFFRSASSQGFDHVVTPPSQILWGSPQNSHILSLFRSSQNQSPNPNHVKEEGNNSLLGSHISHMMTSQPLISSNVYDDGVGHVLCNPFWRNNHENQTQQLQNNGGFVLGEQQQQHHQNSGIQELYQKLRSSTTSSSGNNYCSEIAASSPTVLLGNVASNPSSISNILETTSVTGGELGYWNPIPTLTWSDLPTTNGAYP, encoded by the coding sequence ATGATCCAAGAACTCTTTGGTAATGGTGCTAGTGCTTCCCTCTTAGCAAATGAAAGAAACTACTCTTCCATTaatggaggaggaggaggaggagttgGAGGAGTTTTACTTCAACAACCAACTACTCAATCTCCTTCTACTTCTCCATGTCCATCTTCCACAACCACACCCACCACCGCCACCACCACACCAACCGCCACCACAACATCAGAAAACCAACAACATCTGAGGTGTCCAAGATGTGATTCATCAAACACAAAGTTCTGTTACTACAACAACTACAACCTCACTCAGCCACGCCATTTCTGCAAGACATGCCGTCGTTACTGGACAAAAGGCGGCGCTTTACGCAACGTCCCCATCGGAGGTGGCTGCCGGAAAAACAAAAGCATCGGCATGTCAAACACCGCggcaaaaacaacaacaaacaagatgaaaacaGTTGCTTCTGAGTTTTTCAGGTCAGCAAGTAGTCAGGGGTTCGATCACGTGGTAACACCACCAAGTCAAATCCTTTGGGGTTCTCCTCAAAATTCTCATATACTTTCTTTGTTTAGATCTAGTCAAAACCAAAGCCCTAACCCTAATCATGTTAAGGAAGAAGGAAATAATAGCTTATTAGGGTCCCATATTTCTCACATGATGACTTCTCAACCGTTGATTTCATCAAATGTTTATGATGATGGTGTTGGACATGTTTTATGCAACCCATTTTGGAGAAACAATCATGAAAATCAAACTCAACAACTACAAAATAATGGTGGATTTGTACTTGgggaacaacaacaacaacatcatcaaaaCAGTGGAATCCAAGAACTTTACCAGAAGCTAAGGtcatcaacaacatcatcatcaggTAATAATTATTGCAGTGAGATTGCAGCTTCTTCACCAACAGTGTTACTAGGGAACGTGGCTTCAAATCCATCTTCTATATCAAATATTTTGGAAACAACTTCAGTTACTGGTGGTGAATTAGGGTATTGGAATCCAATTCCAACTCTTACTTGGTCTGATCTTCCAACCACCAATGGTGCATATCCATAA